Proteins co-encoded in one Myxococcus xanthus genomic window:
- a CDS encoding helix-turn-helix domain-containing protein — protein MAVVGVSRGESCRQVARALACATSTVVSAVNRYQTGRRKALLDRRAANGEAKVDERFLAILSRVLAGTPEEVGWCRPTWTRELLALEMERRGLARVSVATIGRALATLGASLKAAKPVVGCPWPGWKRRRRL, from the coding sequence ATGGCGGTGGTGGGAGTGTCGCGCGGCGAATCGTGCAGGCAGGTAGCGCGTGCTCTGGCGTGCGCCACCTCCACGGTCGTCTCCGCGGTCAATCGCTACCAGACGGGACGGCGTAAAGCCCTGTTGGACCGCAGGGCGGCCAATGGCGAGGCGAAGGTGGATGAGCGCTTCCTCGCCATTCTCTCGCGCGTGCTGGCAGGTACTCCCGAAGAAGTGGGCTGGTGCCGCCCGACGTGGACACGGGAGTTGCTCGCGCTGGAAATGGAGCGCCGGGGCCTGGCGCGGGTGTCGGTTGCCACTATTGGCCGTGCGCTTGCCACCCTCGGTGCGAGCCTGAAGGCGGCCAAACCCGTGGTGGGCTGCCCTTGGCCGGGCTGGAAGCGGCGCCGGCGTCTCTT